One window of the Pseudomonas knackmussii B13 genome contains the following:
- a CDS encoding ABC transporter ATP-binding protein: protein MGAVTAMHRNDAAPAAQGAQQPRLRVEQVSLRYRTPDGGTFAALDKVSFEVPDQQFAVIVGPSGCGKSSLLYLTAGLSEPTDGDIYVGGKRVEGPGPDRGMVFQSYTLFPWLTVRENIEFGLKRRGMPASERKEIVDYYLNEVGLANFAGNYPKQLSGGMMQRVAIARALANDPQILLMDEPFGALDSQTRMQMQKLLLRVWDHSKKTVVFVTHDIDEAILLGDRVYVMGARPGRIKRILDVPIERPRSLDMVMDRQFIDMKREILGLLHDDLEEAH from the coding sequence ATGGGCGCAGTAACCGCTATGCATCGCAACGACGCGGCTCCCGCCGCACAGGGCGCGCAGCAACCCCGGCTGCGCGTGGAGCAGGTCAGCCTGCGCTACCGCACCCCGGACGGCGGCACCTTCGCCGCGCTGGACAAGGTTTCCTTCGAAGTGCCGGACCAGCAGTTCGCGGTCATCGTCGGCCCCTCCGGCTGCGGCAAGTCGAGCCTGCTGTACCTCACCGCCGGACTCTCCGAGCCCACCGACGGCGACATCTACGTCGGCGGCAAGCGCGTCGAGGGCCCGGGCCCGGACCGCGGCATGGTGTTCCAGAGCTACACCCTGTTCCCCTGGCTCACCGTGCGCGAGAACATCGAGTTCGGCCTCAAGCGCCGCGGCATGCCGGCCTCCGAGCGCAAGGAAATCGTCGACTACTACCTCAACGAAGTGGGCCTGGCGAACTTCGCCGGCAATTATCCCAAGCAGCTCTCCGGCGGCATGATGCAGCGCGTGGCCATCGCCCGCGCGCTGGCCAACGACCCGCAGATCCTGCTGATGGACGAACCCTTCGGCGCCCTCGACAGCCAGACCCGCATGCAGATGCAGAAGCTGCTGCTGCGCGTCTGGGACCACAGCAAGAAGACCGTGGTGTTCGTCACCCACGACATCGACGAGGCCATCCTGCTGGGCGACCGCGTCTACGTCATGGGTGCCCGCCCAGGCCGCATCAAGCGCATCCTCGATGTGCCGATCGAGCGCCCGCGCTCGCTGGACATGGTCATGGACCGCCAGTTCATCGACATGAAGCGCGAGATTCTCGGGCTGCTGCACGACGACCTGGAAGAGGCGCACTGA
- a CDS encoding ABC transporter permease, protein MSRPAQSWLSRCLTPKVELPVRLVWSASAVCWLLVLGLWALFSYGGLVPSMFLPSPGAVVEAAFRLAGDGTLGTHVLASVEVVMIGFLVSSVVAVPLGLLMGSFRIVQAFLEPLVNFIRYLPVTSFVPLFILWIGIGIEQRVAVIIFGTFFQQLVMISDVSRGVSKDLVNASYTLGCNRRDVVMHVLGPASLPGVLDTLRVTMGWAWTYLVVAELVAASSGLGYISLKAMRGFQVDVIFLAIAIIGLLGLITDQLFRIIRLKVASWAQ, encoded by the coding sequence ATGTCTCGTCCCGCGCAATCCTGGCTCAGCCGCTGCCTGACCCCCAAGGTCGAGCTGCCGGTGCGCCTGGTGTGGTCCGCCAGCGCCGTCTGCTGGCTCCTGGTGCTCGGCCTCTGGGCCCTGTTCTCCTACGGTGGCCTGGTGCCCTCGATGTTCCTGCCCAGCCCCGGCGCGGTGGTCGAGGCCGCATTCCGCCTGGCCGGCGACGGCACCCTCGGCACCCATGTGCTGGCCAGCGTCGAAGTGGTGATGATCGGCTTCCTGGTGTCCTCGGTGGTCGCCGTGCCGCTGGGCCTGCTGATGGGCAGCTTCCGCATCGTCCAGGCGTTCCTCGAACCCCTGGTGAACTTCATCCGCTACCTGCCGGTGACCTCCTTCGTGCCGCTGTTCATCCTGTGGATCGGCATCGGCATCGAGCAGCGCGTCGCGGTGATCATCTTCGGCACCTTCTTCCAGCAGCTGGTGATGATCTCCGACGTCTCCCGCGGGGTCTCCAAGGACCTGGTCAACGCCTCCTACACCCTCGGTTGCAACCGCCGCGACGTGGTCATGCACGTGCTCGGCCCGGCTTCGCTGCCCGGCGTGCTCGACACCCTGCGCGTCACCATGGGCTGGGCCTGGACCTACCTGGTGGTGGCCGAGCTGGTCGCCGCCAGCAGCGGCCTGGGCTACATCAGCCTGAAGGCCATGCGTGGCTTCCAGGTGGACGTGATCTTCCTCGCCATCGCCATCATCGGCCTGCTCGGGCTGATCACCGACCAACTGTTCCGCATCATCCGTCTGAAGGTGGCCTCATGGGCGCAGTAA
- a CDS encoding ABC transporter substrate-binding protein has product MNKSLLVRLARPLALAGLLAGAAGAAQAGTLSIGHTTWVGYGTLYLARDLGYFKEQGLDLQLTPIEEASMYMAAQASGKLSGSASTIDEILKYRPQFCFKAVAALDDSHGGDGVLVGKDVTSLAQLKGKEVAVNEGSVSQFWLSYLLKNAGMSMSDIKVQNMTADDAATAFIAGRVPAAVTWEPHLSLVRQKQTGKVLIDSTSTPGVIVDVVALNCDVIEKQPEDVKALVKGLYKAVQYTKEHPQEAYAIMAKGVGGYLADPKDLADAAKGVRFYDEAMSEKLLGAPGKPGDIKDIIGLANSTWTQLQGKTFQVSYDDLVDTRYVVQ; this is encoded by the coding sequence ATGAACAAGTCCTTGCTCGTGCGTCTCGCTCGTCCCCTCGCCCTCGCCGGGTTGCTCGCCGGCGCCGCCGGTGCCGCCCAGGCCGGCACCCTGTCCATCGGCCACACCACCTGGGTCGGCTACGGCACCCTGTACCTCGCCCGCGACCTGGGTTACTTCAAGGAACAGGGTCTCGACCTGCAGCTGACTCCCATCGAGGAAGCCTCGATGTACATGGCCGCCCAGGCCTCAGGGAAGCTCTCAGGTTCCGCCTCGACCATCGACGAAATCCTCAAGTACCGCCCGCAGTTCTGCTTCAAGGCTGTAGCCGCGCTGGACGACAGCCATGGCGGCGACGGCGTGCTGGTGGGCAAGGACGTCACCAGCCTGGCCCAGCTCAAGGGCAAGGAAGTGGCGGTCAACGAAGGCTCGGTGTCGCAGTTCTGGCTGTCCTACCTGCTGAAGAACGCCGGCATGAGCATGAGTGACATCAAGGTGCAGAACATGACCGCCGACGATGCCGCCACCGCCTTCATCGCCGGCCGCGTGCCCGCCGCCGTGACCTGGGAGCCGCACCTGTCGCTGGTGCGCCAGAAGCAGACCGGCAAGGTGCTGATCGACAGTACCAGCACCCCCGGCGTGATCGTCGACGTGGTGGCGCTGAACTGCGACGTCATCGAGAAGCAGCCCGAGGACGTCAAGGCGCTGGTGAAGGGCCTGTACAAGGCCGTGCAGTACACCAAGGAGCACCCGCAGGAGGCCTACGCGATCATGGCCAAGGGCGTCGGCGGCTACCTGGCCGATCCGAAGGACCTGGCCGACGCCGCCAAGGGCGTGCGCTTCTACGACGAGGCCATGAGCGAGAAGCTCCTCGGTGCGCCCGGCAAGCCAGGCGACATCAAGGACATCATCGGACTGGCCAACAGCACCTGGACCCAGCTGCAGGGCAAGACCTTCCAGGTCAGCTACGACGACCTGGTCGACACCCGCTACGTCGTCCAGTGA
- a CDS encoding sulfotransferase family 2 domain-containing protein, with protein sequence MLQRYFWKLLPKSQRAFLLSRMPAEERPLVNKAMSAKAHFPDYFRQQRCLFIHVPKCAGSSLCAALFGKGRPGHLPLYWYEQQFPRDYAESFKFSFVRDPLERAYSAYAYLRGNQLAKRDQAAHELVSRYRDFDDFIQQWLHPENLHKQLHFVPQTDFLCDSLGHLAMDFIGRQESLDADFRALCERLNLDVQLPHLNASRERSEQPARDLCSTRTRRLVRRAYQRDYQLLGYE encoded by the coding sequence ATGCTGCAACGCTATTTCTGGAAGCTGCTGCCAAAGAGCCAGCGCGCCTTCCTGCTCAGCCGAATGCCGGCCGAGGAGCGCCCGCTGGTGAACAAGGCAATGTCGGCGAAGGCGCACTTCCCCGACTACTTCCGCCAGCAGAGGTGCCTGTTCATCCACGTACCCAAGTGCGCCGGCAGCAGCCTTTGCGCCGCCCTGTTCGGCAAGGGTCGCCCCGGCCACCTGCCGCTGTACTGGTACGAACAGCAGTTCCCCCGGGATTACGCCGAAAGCTTCAAGTTCAGCTTCGTCCGCGATCCGCTGGAGCGCGCCTATTCGGCCTACGCCTACCTGCGCGGCAACCAGCTGGCCAAGCGCGACCAGGCGGCCCACGAGCTGGTCAGCCGCTACCGCGACTTCGACGACTTCATCCAGCAGTGGCTGCATCCGGAAAACCTGCACAAGCAACTGCATTTCGTGCCGCAGACCGATTTCCTCTGCGACTCCCTCGGCCACCTGGCGATGGATTTCATCGGCCGCCAGGAGAGCCTCGATGCGGACTTCCGCGCGCTCTGCGAACGCCTGAACCTGGACGTGCAGCTGCCGCACCTGAACGCCTCGCGCGAGCGCAGCGAACAGCCCGCTCGCGACCTTTGCAGCACCCGTACGCGCCGCCTGGTGCGTCGCGCCTACCAGCGCGACTACCAGCTGCTCGGCTACGAATGA
- the cysC gene encoding adenylyl-sulfate kinase, with protein sequence MTDALHIHPHASSISPQDRALQKGQQPCCVWLTGLSGSGKSTLANALEKALHAQGIHSFLIDGDTLRSGLNCDLDMSEAGRRENIRRLTEVARLMLDAGLVVIVSAITPFRADREAARQRLGKDALLSVYVSTPLEVCAERDPKGLYRAAREGRIRNFTGIDSPYEPPLDADCAIDTSRVDTEQATAALLEQVLRRCRG encoded by the coding sequence ATGACCGACGCCCTGCACATCCACCCCCACGCCAGCAGCATCAGCCCGCAAGACCGCGCCCTGCAGAAAGGCCAGCAGCCCTGCTGCGTCTGGCTCACCGGGCTGTCCGGCTCGGGCAAGTCGACCCTGGCCAATGCCCTCGAAAAGGCCCTCCATGCGCAGGGCATCCACAGCTTCCTGATCGATGGCGACACCCTGCGCAGCGGACTGAACTGCGACCTCGACATGAGCGAGGCCGGGCGTCGCGAGAACATCCGCCGGCTGACCGAAGTGGCGCGGCTGATGCTCGACGCCGGGTTGGTGGTGATCGTCTCCGCCATCACGCCGTTCCGCGCTGACCGCGAAGCCGCGCGCCAGCGCCTGGGCAAGGATGCGTTGCTCAGCGTCTACGTCAGCACACCGCTGGAAGTTTGCGCCGAACGTGATCCGAAAGGCCTGTATCGTGCCGCTCGCGAAGGACGCATCCGCAACTTCACCGGCATCGACAGCCCCTACGAACCGCCGCTGGACGCCGACTGCGCGATCGACACCAGCCGCGTCGATACCGAACAGGCCACCGCCGCCCTGCTGGAGCAGGTCCTGCGCCGCTGCCGCGGCTGA
- a CDS encoding AEC family transporter → MSILFEALWPLFALIVGGFLLRRRGFPGEAFWPAAERLNYFILFPSLLFASLAKAPLHDPGIGRLALAVLLGLGAAWLLLLLWRRLRSWSAARFGALAQGVLRFNTYLGLAAIGSLYGKDGLTLAALMLALLVPAVNLMSVWALTAERGIGPRALLLPILKNPLILACAAGALVNLAGISLDGGGARLFDLLAVASLPLGLLCVGAALQPKELRAELPALLGCCATRLLAMPALAFCITRLLGLAPLESAVLVLFFALPTAPTSYVLTRELGGDSHLMAGVITLQTLLAGASLLLVMGLVQAAG, encoded by the coding sequence GTGTCCATCCTGTTCGAGGCCCTCTGGCCACTCTTCGCGCTCATCGTCGGCGGCTTCCTGTTGCGCCGTCGCGGCTTTCCCGGCGAAGCCTTCTGGCCGGCCGCAGAACGCCTGAACTACTTCATCCTGTTCCCTTCCCTGCTGTTCGCCAGCCTGGCCAAGGCGCCGCTGCACGATCCCGGCATCGGCCGGCTGGCGCTGGCGGTACTGCTCGGGCTGGGCGCGGCCTGGCTGCTGCTGTTGCTCTGGAGGCGCCTGCGCAGCTGGAGCGCGGCGCGCTTCGGCGCCCTGGCACAAGGAGTGCTGCGCTTCAACACTTACCTGGGCCTTGCGGCGATCGGCAGCCTGTACGGCAAGGATGGCCTGACCCTGGCCGCGCTCATGCTGGCGCTGCTGGTGCCGGCGGTGAACCTGATGTCGGTCTGGGCGCTGACCGCCGAGCGCGGCATCGGCCCGCGCGCTCTGTTGCTGCCGATACTGAAGAACCCGCTGATCCTCGCCTGCGCCGCCGGCGCGCTGGTCAACCTGGCCGGCATTTCGCTCGACGGTGGCGGTGCCCGGCTGTTCGATCTGCTGGCAGTAGCCAGCCTGCCGCTGGGCTTGCTCTGCGTAGGCGCTGCGCTGCAACCCAAGGAGCTGCGCGCGGAGCTGCCCGCCCTGCTCGGCTGCTGCGCCACACGCCTGCTGGCGATGCCGGCGCTGGCCTTCTGCATCACCCGGCTGCTCGGCCTGGCGCCATTGGAGAGTGCGGTGCTGGTGCTGTTCTTCGCCCTGCCGACCGCACCGACCTCCTATGTGCTGACCCGCGAGCTGGGCGGCGACAGTCACCTGATGGCCGGCGTCATCACCCTGCAGACCCTGCTGGCCGGCGCCAGCCTGCTGCTGGTGATGGGCCTGGTGCAGGCTGCGGGCTGA
- a CDS encoding LEA type 2 family protein, with amino-acid sequence MPIRSVLRHLLTLALLLTLSACASWFGGSDPLRVDLVGLEPLPAQGMEARFAVKLRVQNPNDSNIDYHGVALDLSVNGRPLASGVSDQSGQVPRFGEQVLSVPVSISAFRLVRQAWGLGNAQPLKGLPYELSGKLAGGLFGTVRFNDKGVLDWPANAPVPSL; translated from the coding sequence ATGCCCATCCGCTCCGTTCTACGCCATCTGCTGACCCTGGCCCTGCTGCTCACCCTGAGTGCCTGCGCCAGCTGGTTCGGTGGCAGCGATCCGCTGCGGGTCGACCTGGTCGGCCTGGAGCCCTTGCCCGCGCAGGGCATGGAGGCGCGCTTCGCGGTCAAGTTGCGGGTGCAGAACCCCAACGACAGCAACATCGATTACCACGGCGTGGCGCTGGACCTGAGCGTCAACGGGCGGCCGCTGGCCAGTGGCGTCAGCGACCAGAGCGGCCAGGTGCCGCGCTTCGGCGAACAGGTGTTGAGCGTGCCGGTGAGCATTTCCGCCTTCCGCCTGGTGCGCCAGGCCTGGGGGCTGGGCAACGCGCAACCGCTGAAGGGCTTGCCCTACGAGCTCAGCGGCAAGCTCGCCGGTGGGCTGTTCGGCACCGTGCGCTTCAACGACAAGGGCGTGCTCGATTGGCCGGCCAATGCGCCGGTGCCTTCGCTCTGA
- a CDS encoding Na/Pi cotransporter family protein: MLKLLDLLSAVALLVWGTHIVRTGILRVYGANLRRILSRSVQKRPLAFAAGIGVTALVQSSNATALLVTSFVASGLMALAPALAIMLGADVGTALMARVLTLDLSWLSPLAIFFGVVFFLTRKQTPLGQLGRVFIGLGLIILALQLIVAAAEPMTQAKGVKVLFSSLTGDVMLDAMTGALFAMISYSSLAAVLLTATLATSKVISLKVALCLVVGANLGSGILALIGTTAQNAAGRRVALGSLLFKVAGCVLVLPLIGPLSQWVDGWPFRTQELVIAFHVLYNSVRCLACLPLTSHMAAFCTRLLPDRPTPEDRVRPRHLDPAALETPSLALVNAVRETLRMGDIVEQMLNNLLDVIRTGNPLLGKEIRKLDDDVDALYTAIKLYLARMPREDLVERDSRRWAEIIELAINLEQAGDIIEHMLSAVQDKKTSRSRSFSDNGLAEITALHSQLQVNLRLSLSVFLNGDQEGARRLRRAKQRFRLQERRYAHSHVERLRQQVVQSIETSSLHLDLISDMKRLNSLFCAIAYAVLDNPDTLPGELEEALEALQEDDVRGLEEQRLPTSPSDSSAIG; encoded by the coding sequence ATGCTGAAGCTGCTCGATCTGCTGTCCGCCGTTGCCCTGCTGGTGTGGGGCACCCACATAGTCCGCACCGGCATCCTGCGGGTGTACGGCGCCAACCTGCGGCGCATCCTCAGCCGCAGCGTGCAGAAGCGCCCGCTGGCCTTCGCGGCCGGCATCGGCGTCACCGCGCTGGTGCAGAGCAGCAATGCCACCGCCCTGCTGGTCACCTCCTTCGTCGCCAGCGGCCTGATGGCGCTGGCCCCGGCGCTGGCGATCATGCTCGGCGCCGACGTCGGTACGGCGCTGATGGCGCGGGTGTTGACCCTCGACCTGTCGTGGCTGTCGCCGCTGGCGATCTTCTTCGGCGTGGTCTTCTTCCTGACGCGCAAGCAGACGCCGCTAGGGCAACTCGGCCGGGTCTTCATCGGCCTCGGGCTGATCATCCTGGCGCTGCAGTTGATAGTCGCGGCGGCCGAGCCCATGACCCAGGCCAAAGGTGTCAAGGTGCTGTTTTCCAGCCTGACCGGCGACGTCATGCTCGACGCCATGACCGGTGCGCTCTTCGCCATGATTTCCTACTCCAGCCTGGCCGCCGTACTGCTCACCGCGACCCTGGCGACGTCCAAGGTGATCTCGCTGAAGGTCGCGCTGTGCCTGGTGGTCGGCGCCAACCTGGGTAGCGGCATCCTCGCCCTGATCGGCACTACCGCACAGAACGCCGCCGGGCGCCGCGTGGCGCTGGGCAGCTTGCTGTTCAAGGTCGCCGGCTGCGTGCTGGTGCTGCCGCTGATCGGCCCGTTGTCGCAGTGGGTCGACGGCTGGCCGTTCCGCACCCAGGAGCTGGTGATCGCGTTCCACGTGCTCTACAACTCGGTGCGCTGCCTCGCCTGCCTGCCGCTGACCAGCCACATGGCCGCCTTCTGCACGCGCCTGCTGCCGGACCGGCCGACCCCGGAAGATCGCGTGCGCCCCCGCCACCTCGACCCGGCGGCACTGGAAACGCCGAGCCTGGCGCTGGTCAACGCGGTGCGCGAGACCCTTCGCATGGGCGATATCGTCGAGCAGATGCTGAACAACCTGCTGGACGTGATCCGCACCGGCAACCCGCTGCTGGGCAAGGAGATCCGCAAGCTCGACGACGACGTCGACGCCCTCTACACGGCGATCAAGCTGTACCTGGCGCGCATGCCCCGCGAGGACCTGGTGGAGCGCGACAGCCGGCGCTGGGCGGAGATCATCGAACTGGCGATCAACCTCGAGCAGGCCGGCGACATCATCGAGCACATGCTCAGCGCCGTGCAGGACAAGAAGACCTCGCGCAGCCGCTCCTTCTCCGACAACGGCCTGGCCGAGATCACCGCGCTGCACAGCCAGCTGCAGGTCAACCTGCGCCTGAGCCTGTCGGTGTTCCTCAATGGCGACCAGGAAGGCGCGCGCCGCCTGCGCCGCGCCAAGCAGCGCTTCCGCCTGCAGGAACGGCGCTACGCGCACTCGCATGTCGAACGCCTGCGCCAGCAGGTCGTGCAGAGTATTGAAACCAGTTCACTGCACCTGGACCTGATTTCCGATATGAAACGCCTGAACTCGTTGTTCTGCGCCATCGCCTACGCCGTGCTGGACAACCCCGACACGCTCCCCGGCGAGCTCGAGGAAGCCCTGGAGGCACTGCAGGAGGACGACGTTCGAGGACTGGAGGAACAGCGCCTGCCGACATCCCCTTCGGATTCCAGCGCCATCGGATAA